Proteins from one Podospora pseudoanserina strain CBS 124.78 chromosome 1, whole genome shotgun sequence genomic window:
- the MRD1 gene encoding Multiple RNA-binding domain-containing protein 1 (EggNog:ENOG503NU06; COG:A) — MESSRIFVKNLPPSISEADFRKHFSLQGREVTDVKLIPNRRIGFVGYKSHEDASKAVKYFNKSFIRMSRIGVDLAKPIEAAIPRSATQAAHVPSRDAAKASSLVKSDAEPSEDDPSSKKRKRDVVDEADPKLQEFLEVMGHPTKKAKDGEALGSGAFESEAADAIPSALIEGGESDDEYEDIPVRPKRPIEEAPTSALPVATPVAAIIPPAPSQPAEDAAREVPQVPAEATDDDWLRSRTNRLLDLVDPDDPGFPAQSAGAMLATTQTPLPEAQVQETQEPGLAAGSGEKPVVARTPEDAVKLIQKTARLFLRNLSYTVTEDNVRGHFSQFGELEEVHVPLDNQGRSKGFAMIRYASPEAALSAFQTDGTVFQGRIIHILPAAAKRENKLDEYAISKLPLKKQQLLKKKAEAASSTFNWNSLFMSQDAVNTAVAERLGVSKHELLDPTDASAAVKQAIAETTVIQEAKAYFATHGVNIEAFKSQQRGDTSILVKNIKNATIEEIRTLFEEHGSVLRVLMPTSGTIAIVQFAQPAHCRAAFAKKAYSRFKDGVLYLEKGPKGLFVDNLAQPADRPAGVQKVSASYLLERDDGEDQPETASLFVRNLNFSTTTEGLTNAFKPLDGFVSAQVKTKTDPKKPGQVLSMGFGFCAFRTKEQAQAARKAMDGHVLDGHKLLIKASHRGLDAAEERRREDLAKKANAQRTKVVIKNLPFEASKKDVRALFSNYGKLVALRIPKKFNHSSRGFAFAEFSTGKEALNAITALKDTHFLGRRLVLDFAEAEELDAEEQIEAMEKKMRGQVSKVALQQLTGTGRSKVNFGDNPEDEA; from the exons ATGGAGTCGTCAAGAATCTTCGTCAAGAACCTACCGCCGTCCATCTCCGAGGCTGACTTTCGCAAACACTTCTCGCTTCAGGGACGAGAGGTCACCGATGTCAAGCTCATCCCCAACCGCCGCATCGGGTTTGTTGGTTACAAGTCTCATGAAGATGCATCCAAAGCCGTAAAGTACTTCAACAAGTCCTTTATTCGCATGTCCAGGATCGGCGTCGATCTGGCCAAACCT ATTGAAGCCGCCATCCCAAGATCAGCCACACAAGCTGCTCATGTCCCGAGCCGTGATGCAGCCAAGGCAAGCTCTCTCGTCAAGTCTGACGCAGAGCCAAGCGAGGATGACCCTAGCtcaaagaagaggaagcggGACGTCGTTGACGAGGCTGACCCCAAGCTTCAGGAGTTTCTTGAGGTCATGGGTCATCCCACCAAGAAGGCTAAGGACGGAGAAGCCCTAGGGAGTGGCGCATTTGAGTCAGAAGCGGCCGATGCTATCCCCTCGGCTCTcatcgagggtggtgagagtgaCGATGAGTACGAGGACATCCCAGTGAGGCCCAAACGGCCAATCGAGGAGGCACCTACCTCGGCTCTACCGGTTGCCACCCCTGTCGCAGCTATCATCCCCCCCGCACCATCCCAACCAGCCGAGGACGCTGCAAGGGAAGTGCCGCAGGTACCCGCTGAAGCCACTGATGATGACTGGCTTCGGTCGAGAACGAACCGTCTGCTGGACCTTGTGGACCCGGATGACCCCGGGTTTCCCGCACAGTCTGCTGGTGCAATGCTTGCTACCACTCAAACACCTCTGCCAGAGGCCCAAGTCCAAGAAACCCAGGAACCGGGTCTTGCTGCCGGGTCTGGTGAGAAACCTGTTGTGGCTCGCACACCTGAGGATGCCGTGAAGTTGATCCAGAAGACAGCTCGTCTGTTTTTGCGGAATCTCAGCTACACGGTAACGGAGGACAATGTGAGGGGCCACTTTAGTCAGTTTGGCGAACTTGAAGAG GTTCATGTTCCGCTGGATAATCAGGGCCGAAGCAAAGGCTTCGCTATGATTCGTTATGCCAGTCCTGAGGCGGCGCTTTCCGCATTCCAGACAGACGGCACCGTCTTTCAGGGCCgcatcatccacatccttcccgctgctgccaaaAGGGAGAACAAGCTTGATGAATACGCAATCTCGAAGCTCCCTTTGAAGAAGCAACagctgctcaagaagaaggctgaagCTGCCTCCAGTACCTTCAACTGGAATTCGCTTTTTATGAGCCAAGATGCTGTCAACACCGCCGTAGCTGAACGCCTGGGTGTGTCCAAGCATGAGCTCCTGGACCCCACCGACGCGTCTGCCGCTGTGAAACAGGCAATCGCTGAGACCACTGTCATccaggaggccaaggctTACTTTGCAACCCATGGTGTGAACATCGAGGCCTTCAAGTCTCAGCAGCGAGGTGACACGTCAATTCTGGTCAAGAACATCAAGAACGCCACCATCGAGGAGATCAGAACCCTCTTCGAGGAGCATGGCTCCGTCCTCCGTGTGCTTATGCCCACAAGCGGGACGATTGCCATTGTCCAGTTCGCCCAACCAGCACACTGCAGGGCAGCTTTCGCCAAGAAAGCATACTCTAGATTCAAGGACGGCGTGTTGTACCTCGAGAAAGGCCCGAAAGGGCTCTTCGTCGACAATCTGGCCCAGCCCGCAGATCGTCCTGCCGGTGTTCAGAAGGTGTCAGCTTCTTACCTGCTGGAACGCGATGACGGTGAGGATCAGCCAGAGACGGCCTCTCTATTCGTCCGCAACCTGaacttctccaccaccaccgaaggATTAACAAATGCGTTCAAGCCCTTGGATGGATTTGTGAGTGCGCAGGTGAAGACCAAGACCGATCCCAAGAAACCAGGTCAGGTGTTGAGCATGGGCTTTGGCTTCTGCGCCTTCAGGACCAAGGAGCAGGCCCAGGCTGCACGGAAGGCTATGGATGGCCATGTGCTTGACGGACACAAGCTTCTGATCAAGGCTTCCCACAGGGGTCTGGACGCGGCCGAagagaggaggcgggaggatCTAGCCAAGAAGGCGAATGCTCAACGCACAAAGGTGGTCATCAAGAACCTTCCGTTCGAAGCGTCTAAGAAGGACGTGCGCGCACTCTTCAGCAACTATGGAAAGCTGGTTGCTCTCCGTATTCCCAAGAAGTTCAACCACTCTTCGCGTGGGTTTGCTTTTGCCGAGTTCTCCACAGGCAAGGAGGCGCTCAACGCGATCACTGCACTCAAAGACACGCATTTTCTCGGGAGAAGACTTGTGCTTGACTTTGCTGAAGCTGAGGAgcttgatgccgaggaaCAGATCGAGGccatggagaagaagatgcgTGGCCAGGTTAGCAAGGTTGCCCTTCAGCAACTCACTGGGACAGGGAGGAGCAAGGTCAATTTTGGAGATAATCCTGAAGACGAGGCATGA
- the rrg1 gene encoding Protein-lysine N-methyltransferase rrg1 (EggNog:ENOG503P19V; COG:A) has product MRGIEEDEDLPHLWQKPAYSVILEALEKLRVEPPVWGAKVSRSEIIKQQAAVQTAHERKEAIAFLSSIIKSGLSWLGDDDEREVIWEEASKRMSERCGRTAMGEIIRSWPFENPDYGSFSLTIREPPLTGDSLGLKTWGSSYALAQRLHEFASGPLAHLVRSSQKTEEVLELGSGTGLLGLAAASIWRKTVYLTDLPEIMSNLEHNASLNRALVEERGGRVEAAPLTWGGSEEEVDPRFRSGKRFELIIVADPLYDDDHPALLASAIDEQLALNPDARVLVMVPQRDEITKGLCRTLRAELGRHTNPLICHHENIVDGEDDWGDGNNDDSQQVGFWWGILGRSS; this is encoded by the exons ATGCGCGGCatcgaagaagacgaagatcTCCCACATCTGTGGCAGAAGCCTGCCTATTCAGTCATTTTGGAGGCTCTAGAAAAACTTAGGGTCGAGCCGCCTGTTTGGGGAGCAAAGGTCTCTCGATCAGAGATCATCAAACAACAGGCCGCTGTTCAGACTGCTCATGAGCGCAAGGAGGCTATTGCTTTTCTGTCTTCGATCATCAAGAGTGGGCTTTCATGGCTGGGGGACGACgatgagagggaggtgatttgggaggaggccagCAAGCGCATGTCAGAGCGCTGCGGGCGAACAG CTATGGGCGAGATCATTAGGAGCTGGCCCTTTGAGAACCCCGATTATGGTTCATTCAGCCTCACTATCAGAGAACCGCCACTAACGGGAGACTCTCTCGGCTTAAAGACATGGGGCTCGTCGTACGCACTAGCCCAGAGACTTCACGAGTTCGCCTCTGGCCCTCTGGCACATTTGGTTCGCTCTTCTCAAAAGACAGAGGAGGTTCTCGAGCTTGGGTCTGGAACTGGCTTACTCGGCTTAGCCGCAGCGTCTATCTGGAGGAAAACCGTCTACCTTACCGATCTCCCCGAAATCATGTCCAACCTCGAGCATAACGCTTCACTCAACCGCGCTCTCGTAGAAGAACGTGGAGGCAGAGTTGAAGCTGCTCCTTTGACGTGGGGTGGCAGCGAAGAAGAGGTCGACCCGAGGTTTCGATCAGGAAAACGGTTCGAG CTCATCATCGTTGCTGACCCATTATACGACGATGATCACCCCGCTCTGCTGGCCAGTGCCATAGACGAGCAGCTTGCTCTCAATCCAGATGCTCGTGTACTGGTTATGGTGCCGCAAAGAGACGAGATCACCAAAGGTCTTTGCAGGACGTTGAGGGCCGAGCTCGGCAGACACACCAATCCGTTGATTTGTCACCATGAGAATATTGTAGATGGTGAGGACGATTGGGGCGATGGGAACAACGACGACTCACAGCAAGTTGGCTTCTGGTGGGGAATTTTGGGGAGAAGTTCTTAA
- a CDS encoding hypothetical protein (EggNog:ENOG503P0NX), with product MRLTSPRSGLLTAALLALFETAKGHSWPESTRRIATNGTFIGEEGFDRAHIDRENPREQFDYLLPPNGLSTGKLIMHDHPIVRKSQGPLGSSSYSEKFPMLKVAPGDFVSIFYLENGHVTRADGANPNKPINRGTIYLYGTYENDLSKTTLTDVLHTWTADGKGGNGKGRLLATRNYDDGQCHEPIPATGDPEGISRYRKDEITQSEALRCQSDLQIPLDAKPGDVLTVLWIWDWPDMNKPGAAVPPASFHANSSDFGEYFVTVPEIYTGVVDYKIVDPCDDSLGAVKGPTCGKGGKSSSPFSGILNSKKRFRNRVKFDSKQPAEFRGIQRQMVQPFMVKVPQAGFGGSNRSSAKFFPGTREGRVSVDKANIPLAGLIGKETKPPVPFSMEILDGQRRYLEEEAVPEDDDDDEEEEEENDGPAPPTSTVAPTQTQTTPASSPTVPTPTDGADSSSIAPKPTEGTETIAPSPSSSLETSTTSPKPTDGAGSNPGREDGVFYVTVTVPTSFVTVTVPKTATASTATATATASQEVCNPPPPPPFYG from the coding sequence ATGAGGTTAACATCGCCAAGAAGCGGTCTCTTGACCGCAGcactcctcgccctcttcgaGACAGCAAAAGGCCACTCCTGGCCAGAATCGACCCGTCGTATCGCTACCAACGGTACCTTCATCGGCGAGGAGGGCTTCGACAGAGCTCATATTGATCGGGAGAACCCCAGAGAGCAATTCGATtacctccttcccccaaatGGCTTATCGACGGGAAAGCTCATCATGCACGACCACCCCATCGTCAGGAAAAGCCAAGGCCCACTCGGCAGCTCAAGCTACTCTGAAAAGTTTCCTATGCTCAAGGTAGCTCCTGGTGACTTTGTCTCCATCTTTTACCTCGAGAACGGCCACGTCACCAGAGCTGATggcgccaaccccaacaagccTATCAACCGCGGCACTATCTACCTCTATGGCACATACGAGAACGATCTTTCCAAAACAACCCTGACCGATGTCCTCCACACCTGGACCGCCGATGGCAAAGGTGGTAACGGAAAGGGCCGTCTTCTCGCCACCCGCAACTACGACGACGGCCAGTGCCACGAGCCTATTCCAGCTACTGGCGACCCGGAAGGCATTTCCAGGTACCGCAAGGACGAAATCACCCAGTCCGAGGCCCTGAGATGCCAGTCCGACCTTCAAATCCCCCTCGACGCCAAGCCGGGCGATGTTCTCACCGTGCTCTGGATCTGGGACTGGCCCGACATGAACAAGCCCGGCGCTGCCGTCCCCCCAGCTAGCTTCCACGCCAATTCTTCCGACTTTGGAGAGTACTTTGTCACCGTTCCCGAGATCTACACCGGCGTCGTCGACTACAAGATTGTCGACCCCTGCGACGACTCCCTGGGTGCGGTCAAAGGGCCCACCTGCGGTAAGGGCGGcaagtcctcctccccctttaGCGGTAtcctcaacagcaagaagCGTTTCCGCAACAGGGTCAAATTTGACTCGAAGCAGCCGGCCGAGTTCCGTGGTATCCAGAGGCAGATGGTCCAGCCGTTTATGGTGAAGGTACCCCAGGCTGGGTTCGGCGGTAGCAACAGGTCCTCGGCAAAGTTCTTTCCTGGCACAcgagaggggagggtgagcgTCGACAAGGCGAATATTCCACTTGCGGGGCTGATCGGGAAGGAGACTAAGCCGCCGGTGCCGTTTTCGATGGAGATTTTGGACGGGCAGAGGAGGTatcttgaggaggaggcggtgcctgaggatgatgatgatgatgaggaggaggaggaggagaatgacGGACCGGCGCCGCCGACCTCTACTGTGGCTCCCACTCAGACCCAGACAACACCGGCTTCTTCCCCGACGGTACCAACACCTACGGATGGAGCTGATTCTTCTTCTATCGCGCCAAAGCCTACGGAGGGGACTGAGACTATTGCTCCCAGCCCATCAAGCAGTCTTGAAACTAgcaccacatcaccaaaaccaacagaTGGTGCTGGCTCCAATCCAGGCAGGGAAGACGGCGTCTTCTACGTCACCGTGACTGTACCCACGAGCTTCGTGACAGTGACAGTTCCCAAGACGGCGACtgcctccaccgccaccgccacagccacagccagTCAGGAGGTGTgtaacccccccccccccccccctttttatGGTTGA
- a CDS encoding hypothetical protein (EggNog:ENOG503P3RJ; COG:K), giving the protein MRLPVLPSQCYSTSPDDGVEGRHGTSASRQPLRESTGNAQYSHMAWYSEQIRQLGAASGLASMSPSIPTPPIVPTQSFGPDYGSSTPSVYGRQQQRHHYQGHRVTNFRRRQFEENPLIPLLPAAFQNYRKKQADKTDQKWTDVLEWGFIDALLLIPQMKRKKYTMKQTQFGRNMLIGEYLWIYYLQTLPPGTEAECNLVRHRKQVSSHIQVLKQFFANHRCFHFFFNSRNDEKDKDSIETISLKNNPVLIALSEDRLPDERPNYEYFADILALNEQVTVRPIRCWIFVSHQGVSVREDGSGFLPSTGDKLDENEYPHLPRNLEKETWLKEEQQIFKGALLHEFTKEMQQIESTSVNDLGRKWETSFPELHQRLQRICDSTTDQRCTILHMNVTLELKEKRRFPSQSELNSWVEINIEQPRLLSHRWKVHTRLVRPAELSYSHESASPETMYETSAEIAIQYQHRSGCEGPRPDGRAHCDCIAHRRHRDSVTVPFPADIWASTLTNCAEYPAHSFSDAGKNGKRSKDLNVKVEEEGEEGGKPNRRSKPLTQMDLVPKIAMMQEIWSCPPDAPHYGPEPQGNGSRSQRWTRRAVIVWTFKTIHSEVDGKLNTAQSGRTEWRYLTILDPMSEEHQQKAIISSSRKNSAVSDYADGYSSNHVRPVSRDAVMSPSPTYQQHLTASMSENFSSAWDTPTGLNPLSTSAAQAYSAHLMAPSQSHVSAMPGYSPLDSFSSHGGLATPPPSASLTTSFTHNFDTTSTQPDLMPNYMSTHSVTTTTAGLDTDSALNTLAAVTDPFLTNGNSSFGYDQSHWSTSNTLTSSSNVWSQPYQSAASTYTHSPLAPWPNHTQPTPSHRGSLYDKTHSHVQSQPWISPATAGGVTTTADDHDLWTPATSTHTPLTTTAPALGPDPITAGQHESQDTTDWNQVTTGNGTNGNSQETGEEELGQNWEEILPPIPLNLTAPGTQPEAVNSPTTAGDTAAQRLEKAAAAMEMPVMGGHTNGNGAVVGEERKSLKRRHEEGDEGGDLDSGEWRRKSFRQC; this is encoded by the exons ATGAGGCTTCCAGTCCTTCCCTCACAATGCTATTCTACGTCGCCCGACGATGGGGTTGAGGGCCGCCATGGAACTTCGGCTTCACGACAGCCGCTTCGAGAGTCGACCGGGAATGCTCAATATTCACACATGGCCTGGTACTCGGAACAGATTCGCCAGCTGGGTGCTGCCAGCGGTCTTGCTTCCATGTCTCCATCAATACCAACTCCGCCTATTGTACCGACGCAGTCCTTTGGCCCAGACTATGgctcatcaacaccgtcgGTCTACGGCAGACAGCAACAGCGGCATCACTACCAGGGGCACCGGGTAACCAATTTCAGGAGAAGGCAATTCGAAGAGAACCCGTTGATTCCGCTGCTCCCGGCAGCCTTTCAGAACTACAGGAAGAAGCAGGCCGACAAGACAGACCAGAAGTGGACCGATGTGTTGGAATGGGGCTTCATTGACG CGCTGCTGCTTATCCCCCAGATGAAGCGCAAGAAATATACCATGAAGCAGACACAGTTTGGGCGGAACATGCTGATCGGGGAGTATCTTTGGATCTACTACCTGCAGACCTTACCGCCAGGGACCGAGGCAGAATGCAACCTCGTGAGGCACCGAAAGCAAGTGTCGAGCCACATCCAAGTGCTCAAACAATTCTTCGCAAATCACCGTTGTT TCCACtttttcttcaacagccGCAACGATgaaaaggacaaggacagCATCGAGACGATTTCCCTGAAGAACAACCCCGTCTTGATTGCCCTGTCCGAAGACCGGCTCCCTGACGAACGGCCAAACTACGAGTACTTTGCCGACATCCTTGCATTGAATGAACAGGTGACTGTCCGACCCATACGATGCTGGATTTTTGTGTCGCACCAGGGCGTTTCGGTGAGGGAAGATGGATCTGGCTTTCTCCCTTCCACCGGCGACAAGCTCGATGAGAACGAGTATCCCCACCTCCCGCGCAACCTCGAGAAGGAGACGTGGCTCAAGGAAGAGCAGCAGATCTTCAAGGGCGCTCTGCTTCACGAGTTCACCAAGGAGATGCAGCAGATTGAGTCGACCAGCGTTAACGACCTCGGGCGGAAATGGGAGACTTCGTTTCCGGAACTGCATCAGAGACTACAGCGCATCTGCGATTCGACCACAGATCAGCGGTGCACCATTCTGCACATGAATGTCACCctcgagctcaaggagaagcggCGGTTTCCAAGCCAGTCGGAGCTCAACTCCTGGGTGGAAATCAACATTGAGCAGCCACGTCTACTGAGCCATCGGTGGAAGGTGCACACGCGCTTGGTGAGGCCAGCGGAGCTGAGCTACTCACACGAGAGCGCGAGCCCTGAGACCATGTACGAGACTTCGGCAGAGATCGCTATCCAATATCAGCACCGCTCAGGGTGTGAAGGTCCTCGGCCTGATGGGCGGGCTCACTGTGACTGCATCGCTCACCGACGTCACCGTGACTCTGTCACTGTCCCCTTTCCAGCTGATATCTGGGCCAGCACACTGACGAACTGTGCTGAATATCCAGCCCATTCCTTCAGCGACGCCGGCAAGAATGGAAAGCGAAGCAAGGACCTCAACgtcaaggtcgaggaggagggcgaggaaggaggcaaGCCCAACCGCCGAAGCAAGCCGCTCACACAGATGGATCTTGTGCCCAAGATTGCCATGATGCAGGAGATCTGGTCATGTCCCCCTGATGCCCCACACTATGGCCCTGAGCCTCAAGGGAACGGCTCAAGATCCCAGCGATGGACTCGACGAGCAGTGATTGTATGGACTTTCAAGACGATCCACAGCGAGGTAGATGGCAAACTCAACACCGCGCAGAGCGGCAGGACAGAGTGGCGCTATCTTACCATCCTCGACCCAATGAGCGAGGAGCACCAACAAAAGGCCATCATCAGTAGCAGCAGGAAGAACTCTGCTGTGTCTGACTATGCGGATGGATATTCATCCAACCACGTCCGTCCTGTCTCCCGGGATGCGGTCATGTCCCCCAGCCCCACATACCAGCAGCACTTGACCGCGAGCATGAGCGAGAACTTTTCGTCAGCATGGGATACTCCCACCGGGctcaaccccctttccacGTCAGCCGCGCAAGCCTATAGCGCTCATCTCATGGCGCCCAGTCAGTCCCATGTGTCAGCCATGCCCGGCTACAGCCCCCTCGACAGCTTCAGCAGCCACGGCGGTCtcgccacccctcccccaagtGCATCCCTCACCACATCTTTCACTCACAACTTTGACACCACATCTACCCAACCTGACCTCATGCCAAATTACATGTCCACCCACTCCGTCACCACAACAACTGCCGGACTGGACACCGACTCGGcactcaacaccctcgccgccgtgACAGACCCCTTCCTCACAAACGGCAACTCCTCCTTTGGGTATGACCAATCCCACTGGTCAACCTCCAATACCTTGACTAGCTCGAGTAACGTCTGGTCCCAGCCTTATCaatcagcagcatcaacatacacccactcccccttgGCCCCCTGGCCAAACCACACAcaacccaccccatcccacaGGGGAAGTCTCTATGATAAAACCCACAGCCATGTGCAATCCCAGCCCTGGATCTCCCCCGCAACAGCGGGGGgtgtcaccaccacagccgaCGACCACGACCTCTGGACCCCAGCCACGTCCACGCACACTCCCTTGACGACCACCGCGCCGGCTTTGGGTCCTGATCCCATCACAGCTGGGCAGCATGAATCTCAGGACACGACGGACTGGAACCAGGTTACTACTGGTAACGGCACCAACGGCAACTCCCAGGAgacaggggaggaggaactGGGGCAGAACTGGGAGGAGATTTTGCCGCCTATTCCGCTCAACTTGACTGCCCCGGGCACTCAGCCCGAGGCGGTAAACTCTCCGACGACGGCAGGGGATACAGCGGCgcagaggttggagaaggccGCTGCTGCTATGGAGATGCCGGTGATGGGTGGCCATACTAACGGCAATGGGGcggtggttggtgaagagaggaagagccTGAAGAGGAGacatgaggagggggatgagggaggggatttggATTCAGGtgagtggaggaggaagagtttTAGGCAGTGTTga
- the DYN2 gene encoding Dynein light chain (COG:Z; EggNog:ENOG503P45B), translated as MAGDDTKPAAGNTSPVAREKLDAQIKSADMSEELQQEVIEVAQEAMAKYSVEKDIAQHIKRTFDERKGPTWHCIVGRHFGSFVTHETKHFIYFYLGHCAILLFKTQ; from the exons ATGGCAGGAGACGATACCAAGCCCGCTGCTGGGAACACATCCCCTGTCGCGAGGGAGAAGCTTGATG CCCAGATCAAGAGCGCCGACATG TCCGAAGAATTACAACAGGAGGTCATTGAAGTCG CCCAGGAGGCCATGGCCAAGTACTCCGTTGAGAAG GATATCGCTCAGCACATCAAGAGAACA TTTGATGAAAGAAAGGGACCTACCTGGCACTGCATCGTAGGCCGCCACTTTGGCAGCTTCGTGACCCACG AAACCAAGCACTTCATCTACTTCTACCTCGGTCACtgcgccatcctcctcttcaagaCCCAGTAG
- a CDS encoding hypothetical protein (COG:S; EggNog:ENOG503NWWK) — protein sequence MVFNVPDGGLSLDSSARAMAGLPAQAFGITLSNSVIEDMIACVQNGGDIELSLGSNPAFLFGDHEVKIPNSPDSYDYDLYYSDAVSPRSLKKLPNPAMGVFMPPRVSRPAAKKLASKAPVQKTSSSNTTPISSNEADDAIANLKSSLARKEAEKNTAVVVSGLMNSKGKVKPPNRLLDNASPRSLPPSPALSGVRSPSLAPGGSALDQVKQHTFPIIHQLAVSEQSFEDLFAQWNEGSEDEFRVALDKVADFDNNIQKWTLRKRYWKELDVFEYDYAKEEDRQTAINNAVKQFDRMRVGVTDPIWQKLLPVAERGKGICLSKLQANFAKGPTVPKPKPDGANGSGSEREDAAVLKKGKGGEPMSRSSSQASAAGKKKPSASEAQAKRLTSTTKKTAPAKASTKASPTKPQAKAAASKGGRGPLSEEFVKDSDSEEEPLAKSKAVAAVAPRPVKAAPAPAVKSKAAAAAKTVPKETEKDTIRAEVVAKPTKATKPAAKRPRDADEDDSSSSGTPLSKRVKAGSKAPTTGANSTKPRTVSDASQNGRPSSSGPKAKNTSPTKSSPLATPPQNASEVEQERLARARSAEREREREQAQIQALKRDRERERERERERVEKERERERNRERAEKERERGRGERARELGRDRPRAREPSRDTIISSASSNADSTIGVPVVGRKRPAPVDSYSENHHHAAKRMRVSAEVLTKAQEFKLAYQRYLQLHEELNGWDSPPESKLHDFVEMHDRLQRMKRAIYQDVGEG from the exons ATGGTGTTCAACGTGCCCGATGGTGGCCTGTCGTTGGATAGCTCAGCCAGGGCCATGGCTGGGCTTCCGGCGCAGGCCTTCGGAATTACATTGAGCAATAGTGTCATCGAAGACATGATTGCTTGTGTTCAAAATGGAGGGGATATTGAGCTATCGTTGGGGTCCAATCCG GCTTTTCTCTTCGGCGATCATGAAGTCAAAATTCCAAACTCTCCCGATTCTTACGATTACGATCTGTACTATTCCGACGCAGTTTCTCCAAGATCGCTCAAGAAGCTACCAAATCCTGCAATGGGTGTTTTCATGCCCCCAAGGGTCTCTAGACCTGCCGCCAAGAAGCTGGCTTCGAAAGCTCCAGTCCAAAAGACAAGCTCCAGCAATACGACTCCAATTTCAAGCAACGAGGCCGACGATGCTATTGCCAACCTCAAAAGCTCACTGGCCCGTAAGGAAGCAGAGAAGAATAC TGCTGTTGTGGTCAGTGGGTTGATGAACTCGAAAGGCAAGGTTAAACCCCCCAACCGGTTGCTCGACAACGCGTCCCCCAGGTCTCTTCCGCCAAGTCCTGCGCTCAGCGGAGTTCGATCACCCTCCCTCGCACCAGGCGGCTCTGCCCTTGATCAAGTCAAGCAACATACATTCCCAATCATTCACCAGTTGGCGGTATCGGAGCAGAGCTTCGAGGACCTTTTTGCGCAGTGGAATGAGGGCAGCGAAGACGAGTTCAGAGTCGCGCTGGACAAGGTTGCCGATTtcgacaacaacatccaGAAATGGACTCTGAGAAAGCGATACTGGAAGGAACTGGACGTCTTCGAGTACGATTATGCCAAGGAGGAAGACCGACAAACAGCCATCAACAATGCGGTAAAGCAGTTCGATCGTATGCGAGTTGGAGTTACCGACCCTATCTGGCAAAAGCTTCTACCGGTGGCGGAGCGCGGAAAGGGGATATGCCTGAGCAAACTGCAAGCCAATTTCGCCAAAGGCCCGACAGTCCCGAAACCAAAGCCGGACGGAGCCAACGGAAGCGGATCAGAGAGAGAGGACGCTGCGGTCTtgaagaaaggaaaagggggcgagCCAATGTCAAGATCAAGCTCCCAAGCTTCAGCTgctggcaagaagaagccctcgGCATCGGAGGCCCAAGCGAAGCGTCTCACATCCACTACCAAGAAGACCGCACCCGCCAAAGCATCGACGAAAGCATCTCCGACCAAGCCTCAAGCCAAGGCGGCAGCCAGCAAGGGCGGGCGCGGACCTCTTTCCGAAGAATTTGTGAAGGACTCGGACAGTGAGGAGGAGCCTTTGGCTAAATCCAAAGCTGTAGCTGCCGTAGCTCCCAGGCCAGTCAAGGCTGCTCCTGCCCCGGCCGTGAAGTCGAAGGCggccgccgctgccaagaCGGTACCCAAGGAAACCGAGAAGGACACCATCCGAGCCGAAGTTGTCGCAAAGCCAACCAAGGCCACCAAGCCTGCGGCGAAGCGACCACGCGAtgccgacgaggacgacagcTCGAGCTCAGGTACGCCGCTCAGCAAGCGCGTCAAGGCTGGCAGCAAGGCACCCACCACGGGTGCCAACTCGACGAAGCCACGGACCGTTTCGGACGCCAGCCAGAACGGTCGTCCAAGCTCCTCGGGGCCCAAGGCGAAGAACACTTCGCCGACCAAGTCGTCGCCTCTGGCGACCCCACCACAGAATGCGTCCGAGGTGGAGCAGGAGCGCCTGGCTCGTGCCAGGTCCGCCGAGCGAGAAAGGGAGCGCGAGCAAGCGCAAATCCAGGCGCTGAAGAGGGACCGGGAGCGCGAGCGGGAACGTGAACGCGAACGGGTCGAGAAGGAACGGGAACGCGAGCGCAACCGCGAGAGGGCCGAAAAGGAGCGTGAGCGTGGCCGCGGCGAGAGAGCCAGAGAGCTGGGACGAGACCGGCCTCGGGCCCGCGAGCCGAGCCGggacaccatcatcagcagtGCCAGCAGCAATGCTGACAGCACGATTGGCGTCCCGGTTGTTGGCAGGAAGAGGCCGGCGCCGGTGGACTCGTACTCGgagaaccaccaccatgcgGCGAAGCGGATGCGGGTGTCGGCCGAGGTGCTGACCAAGGCGCAGGAGTTCAAGCTGGCGTACCAGCGGTACTTGCAGCTGCATGAGGAGCTCAACGGGTGGGATTCCCCGCCAGAGTCGAAACTGCACGATTTTGTCGAGATGCACGATCGGTTgcagaggatgaagagggctATTTATCaggatgttggggagggttga